The Oncorhynchus masou masou isolate Uvic2021 chromosome 6, UVic_Omas_1.1, whole genome shotgun sequence genome has a window encoding:
- the LOC135542793 gene encoding FUN14 domain-containing protein 1-like isoform X1, whose protein sequence is MADLKDDILSEKDEPESEDETYEVVDLTEYARRHQWWSMVFGNNSGPLAEKYSVTTQIAMGGVTGWCAGYLFQRVGKIAATAIGGGFLLLQIANHSGYVQVDWKKVEKDVNKAKKHLKKRTKQAAPEINSFFEEVKATEFVKKNIVLSSGFVGGFLLGLAS, encoded by the exons ATGGCGGATCTCAAAG ATGACATCTTATCAGAAAAGGATGAGCCGGAGAGCGAGGATGAGACCTATGAGGTGGTGGACCTGACAGAGTACGCCCGGAGGCACCAATGGTGGAGCATGGTGTTTGGGAATAACTCTGGTCCCCTCGCAGAGAAATACTCTGTGACCACGCAGATCGCGATGGGAGGGGTCACTGGCTG GTGTGCAGGATACTTGTTCCAGAGAGTAGGGAAGATAGCTGCAACTGCCATAGGTGGAGGGTTCCTGTTGTTACAG ATAGCGAATCACAGTGGCTACGTGCAGGTGGACTGGAAGAAAGTGGAGAAGGACGTAAACAAAGCAAAGAAACACCTGAAGAAGAGAACCAAGCAAGCAGCCCCTGAAATTAACTCCTTCTTCGAGGAGGTAAAG GCCACAGAGTTTGTCAAGAAGAACATTGTCCTGTCCAGCGGGTTTGTGGGTGGATTCCTCCTGGGCTTGGCCTCCTAA
- the LOC135542793 gene encoding FUN14 domain-containing protein 1-like isoform X3 produces MADYIALHKETAWQADYLLCECSKEPRCAGYLFQRVGKIAATAIGGGFLLLQIANHSGYVQVDWKKVEKDVNKAKKHLKKRTKQAAPEINSFFEEVKSACFLLLPLSAGHRVCQEEHCPVQRVCGWIPPGLGLLMALGPIHD; encoded by the exons atggccgattacattgcactccacaaggagactgcgtggcaggctgactacctgttatgcgagtgcagcaaggagccaag GTGTGCAGGATACTTGTTCCAGAGAGTAGGGAAGATAGCTGCAACTGCCATAGGTGGAGGGTTCCTGTTGTTACAG ATAGCGAATCACAGTGGCTACGTGCAGGTGGACTGGAAGAAAGTGGAGAAGGACGTAAACAAAGCAAAGAAACACCTGAAGAAGAGAACCAAGCAAGCAGCCCCTGAAATTAACTCCTTCTTCGAGGAGGTAAAG TCTGCTTGttttctcctccttcccctctctgcaGGCCACAGAGTTTGTCAAGAAGAACATTGTCCTGTCCAGCGGGTTTGTGGGTGGATTCCTCCTGGGCTTGGCCTCCTAATGGCGTTGGGGCCAATTCACGACTGA
- the LOC135542793 gene encoding FUN14 domain-containing protein 1-like isoform X2 — translation MADLKDDILSEKDEPESEDETYEVVDLTEYARRHQWWSMVFGNNSGPLAEKYSVTTQIAMGGVTGWCAGYLFQRVGKIAATAIGGGFLLLQIANHSGYVQVDWKKVEKDVNKAKKHLKKRTKQAAPEINSFFEEATEFVKKNIVLSSGFVGGFLLGLAS, via the exons ATGGCGGATCTCAAAG ATGACATCTTATCAGAAAAGGATGAGCCGGAGAGCGAGGATGAGACCTATGAGGTGGTGGACCTGACAGAGTACGCCCGGAGGCACCAATGGTGGAGCATGGTGTTTGGGAATAACTCTGGTCCCCTCGCAGAGAAATACTCTGTGACCACGCAGATCGCGATGGGAGGGGTCACTGGCTG GTGTGCAGGATACTTGTTCCAGAGAGTAGGGAAGATAGCTGCAACTGCCATAGGTGGAGGGTTCCTGTTGTTACAG ATAGCGAATCACAGTGGCTACGTGCAGGTGGACTGGAAGAAAGTGGAGAAGGACGTAAACAAAGCAAAGAAACACCTGAAGAAGAGAACCAAGCAAGCAGCCCCTGAAATTAACTCCTTCTTCGAGGAG GCCACAGAGTTTGTCAAGAAGAACATTGTCCTGTCCAGCGGGTTTGTGGGTGGATTCCTCCTGGGCTTGGCCTCCTAA